The proteins below come from a single Hemibagrus wyckioides isolate EC202008001 linkage group LG22, SWU_Hwy_1.0, whole genome shotgun sequence genomic window:
- the hspb8 gene encoding heat shock protein beta-8, with product MAEGDFYPLGSRQRMARDPFSTHFMDPDFSVPMSAFPEDLSLDWPGWARPRLSARLGSPWTGSMRSSFPRTSMSAQSQRGASPAAPDEPWKVCVNVHSYRPEELSVKTKDGFVEVSGKHEEKQDEGGIVTKNFTKKIQIPVDVDPITVFASLSPEGVLIIEARQTPPYYLYSNEAQTEPVEEQTKPQETSTA from the exons ATGGCGGAAGGTGATTTCTACCCCCTTGGCAGCAGGCAGCGGATGGCGCGTGACCCCTTCTCCACGCACTTCATGGATCCGGACTTCTCCGTGCCCATGTCCGCGTTCCCGGAGGATCTGTCTCTGGACTGGCCTGGCTGGGCGCGCCCCCGCCTCAGCGCGCGCCTCGGCTCGCCGTGGACGGGCTCGATGCGCTCCTCGTTCCCGCGCACCTCCATGAGCGCGCAGAGCCAGCGAGGCGCGTCGCCGGCGGCCCCTGACGAGCCGTGGAAGGTGTGCGTGAACGTGCACAGCTACAGACCGGAAGAGCTCAGTGTCAAAACCAAGGACGGGTTCGTAGAGGtttcag GGAAACATGAAGAGAAGCAGGACGAGGGAGGAATCGTGACGAAGAACTTCACAAAGAAAATACA GATCCCGGTGGATGTGGACCCAATCACGGTGTTTGCATCTCTTTCTCCTGAGGGAGTGCTGATCATCGAGGCGAGACAGACTCCTCCATATTACCTGTACAGTAACGAGGCTCAGACTGAGCCCGTGGAGGAACAAACCAAACCACAGGAAACTTCCACGGCTTAA
- the si:dkey-1k23.3 gene encoding heat shock protein 67B1: MEDTSCTKSTVTKEETQMCHDAISHPPGYGWQPSLLYNQHFGLPPFLDFRDLSWMENVFRKLRTSSWSGYTQASGFAPKIHREFGGGVSEVSAQQSRWTVSLDVNHFAPSEITVRTQSGYLEIEGKHDERQDEHGYISRCFLRKYKLPAGTEAESIRSFVTGDGVLTVEATLPNIAPTADVTIPVQVEIKAALLEDQKQDGWQPGEPEVADTAVPPPAEKPEGETVGADESIHHTNGLPDAPESVEGGEEAIPSQIDGEKKEEESVEGADLAGAKEEVLDSKPEAPETQDDPETPEAPEAPDTVTSEKESEIQAKEEDKEIQEAKVEGDVPSAEAEEALSGITQEEIPAKDSQAVEQVEQTK, encoded by the exons ATGGAGGACACGAGCTGCACCAAGTCTACAGTCACCAAGGAGGAGACCCAGATGTGCCACGACGCCATTTCGCACCCTCCAGGCTACGGCTGGCAGCCCAGTCTGCTGTACAACCAGCACTTTGGCCTTCCTCCTTTCCTAGACTTCAGAGATCTGAGCTGGATGGAGAATGTTTTTAGGAAGCTACGAACCTCCTCCTGGTCTGGATACACCCAAGCGTCAGGATTTGCCCCAAAGATCCATAGAGAGTTTGGCGGAGGCGTTTCCGAGGTTTCGGCCCAGCAGAGCAGATGGACCGTGAGTTTGGATGTAAATCATTTCGCACCGTCTGAGATTACTGTGAGAACGCAGAGTGGCTACCTGGAAATTGAAG GAAAACACGACGAGAGACAAGACGAGCATGGCTACATCTCCAGATGTTTCCTAAGGAAATACAA GCTTCCTGCTGGAACCGAAGCAGAGAGTATACGCTCCTTCGTGACTGGAGATGGAGTTCTGACCGTTGAAGCCACGTTGCCCAACATTGCACCAACGGCTGATGTTACAATCCCGGTCCAG GTGGAGATTAAGGCAGCACTTCTGGAAGACCAAAAGCAAGATGGCTGGCAGCCTGGAGAGCCCGAGGTAGCAGACACAGCCGTTCCTCCTCCTGCGGAAAAGCCTGAAGGTGAAACTGTAGGCGCTGATGAGAGTATTCATCACACAAACGGCCTACCTGATGCACCGGAAAGTGTGGAGGGAGGAGAGGAAGCCATCCCGAGCCAGATAGATGGAgaaaagaaggaggaagagagtgTAGAAGGAGCT GATTTAGCTGGAGCCAAAGAGGAAGTTCTGGATTCCAAACCCGAGGCTCCTGAAACTCAAGACGATCCGGAAACTCCAGAAGCTCCTGAAGCTCCAGACACGGTGACATCCGAGAAGGAATCAGAAATCCAGGCAAAGGAAGAGGACAAAGAGATCCAGGAAGCGAAGGTGGAAGGAGACGTTCCGAGTGCCGAGGCTGAGGAGGCTCTCTCAGGAATAACTCAGGAAGAGATTCCGGCTAAGGACTCACAGGCTGTAGAGCAAGTAGAGCAAACCAAATAG